The Spirochaetaceae bacterium sequence CTATCTATGGCTATATAAATAATAAACTCCGGATTAATAGCCGGTACAAAAGCTAGGGCGCTGGCGATATGCTCGTGCCTGCTATAAGTGCCTAAATCAAAATCAAAAATTTGGCTGGTACCGGTTTTAGCCCCTACCTCCAGCCCCTCTACTAAAGTGCGGCGGGCGATACCATCGGTTACGCCGTGTCTTAACATAGTTAGCATAGAGGCCGCTGTTTGCGGCTCTACTACCCGGCGTATTACCTCGCGTTCAAAGTTGCGGGTAACGACTCCTTCGCCATCAATAATACGGTTAATTATTTGCGGTCTAAGCATTTCACCGTTATTAGAAAAAACGGTAGCGGCCTGAATAATTTGTATCGCCGAAGCCGCTACTTCTTGGCCAATGGCGATAGTTGGCTTACTGCGTACCGACCAATTACGCGGGTTAGCCAATAAACCGGCCGTTTCGCCGGCTAAAGGCAGCCCTGTAGGACGGCCAAAACCAAAATCGGTGAGGTAGCGGTGCAAAGCAATACTTCCTATCTTCTCGCTAATTTGAGCTGTACCAACATTGCAACTATTAGAAAGAATTTGTTCGATATTTTGCCAGCCGTGTCCCTGATTATTAGCGCAGCGAATGGTTATCCGTTCGCCGTTGGGGAGTGTATGCTCGTAAACACCGCCGCAAAAAAAGAGCTCGGTGGGATTAACTAAGCCGGCATCCATAATAGCGGCTAAACTAAACACCTTAAAAGTACTGCCGGGCTCAAAAGCTTCACCGCTTACGCGGTTAAAACGCTCGTCATTAGTGGCTAAATGAAACAAATTGCTGTCAAAGGTGGGTAGGCTAACAAAACTTAAAATAGCCCCCGTATTGGCATCGGCAATAACGGCTACGGCCGAGCGGGCGTTGTGGGTCATAAAAGATTGCTTAACACGGTTTTCTACTATGCCTTGCAGGCCGGCATCGATGGTTAGCTCGATAGAACTGCCGCTGACCATCGGGCGGCTGCCGCCGATAACGGCCGGCGAAAGTAAACTTTCAAAACTAAATTCGATACCAGCTCCGCCGTGATTATCGTAATTAACATAACCTAATAAATTAGCCGCTAAACTACCGGCCGGATAAAACCGGATAAACTCACTTTCTATACGCAGGCCGCTAATATTAAAACGGTGAGCTACCTCGATAAATTGGTTGCGTAAATTAACATCTACCCGTCTGGCTAAAATTAAATTGTTACCGTTACTATTTATACGGTTATAAAGTTCATCGGCCGGTATTAACGTTAATAAACTAAAGGCCGTTGCGGTTTGCCTTAATCTTAGCTCCAGCTCTTCACTGCTTTCGCCCCTAATGGCGCTGCGCAGCTCTGGTAACCATAAAGAGATAGTAAAACTTGGCAGCTGTTCGGCTAATAACCGGCCGTGCCTATCTAAAATTGCCCCGCGCTGCACAACGGGGATATTAACGGTTTGCCGGTTGACATTGTTGCCTAAAGCAAGGTAACTAAACCTAAAGAATAAAATTAAAAAAGCTAAAACAAAACCGCCTACAACGATTAACTTACGGCGATTTTTGACAAAAGAAAGCTTAACAAAACGAAACATAATTAAATTTTCGGCATTGCAGCGGTTAATCTTTTAAGGCCGGTATTTTATTACCTAAAAGATGGGCCGATACGTTCGCCCGCAGTAACAGAGAATTTTGTCATTGTAAAGGAACACTCTTTAACGCGGCGAAAAAATAAAAAAAACCCGCCCCACAATTTGCTGGCGGCTAACAAAACCGTAATAGCGCGAATCGCGGCTAAGGGCTCGGTTATCGCCCACAAAAAAAAATTGATTATGAGGCATAACCGTTAAATTACTAAGCAGTTGGTAAGTAAAAGGCGTAAGCAAGATAGCCTCGCCGCTATGGTTAAATAAAAAGCCGTTATCCATAACTATAGGGCTGTTTTCGTTTAAAAACAGCCGTTTAATAACATAGCTATTACTGTTACGGTAAACAATTAAATCGCCTTCGTTAAGAGGTAGCGGCCTAAAAAAGTTACGCTTAACCAAAATAATTTGCCCGGCGCGTAAAGTTGGCTCCATCGATTGGTCTACCACGCGGTAACTGGTGATAGAAAGTAAATTTAAAAAGATAAATACAGCAAAAACAACTACTAAAATTAAAGGCCAAATAGTGCCTTTAAAGTTTTTTTCGTAAAATAGTAATAATTTCTGCTTCATCTTTAGCTCGTTCCAGTTCTTTTAAGGTGGCCCTTTGACGGATAATCTTTACTAAATCGCGTATAATATAAAGGTATTCGCTTTGTTTATCGGGGTGGCAACCAATCATAAATACTAAAAAAACGGCTATTTCGTCTAGGCTGTCCCAATCGACGGCCGGCCTTAAATGGCCTATCGTTATAAATGGCTGGGTCATAAAATTTAACTTAGCGTGCGGAATGGCTACCCCTAACCCCAGTGCGGTAGATACTACCTCTTCGCGCTTAAAGATAGCCGCTGTAAATTCATCTTCAAAGTTCTTCATATAGGGTATAGTATGGCAGCTATAACTAACCAGCTGCTTTAAAACGGCAGCTTTATTGCTGGCATTAATAAAAGTAACTTGCCGCTCGTTAAGTAAATTACTCAGCATAGTTACAGCATACTATCAACCATAGCTTTAATGGCATCTGGCGTAGCCTCTTCTTTAGTAAGTTCTTTAACTTTAGTACCGTTATGGTAAATAGAGATAGTAGGCAGGCCCAATATTTTTTCGCGGATAGCCAGCCGGCGGGCTTTGCTGGTATTAAATTTGTAAAAATTAACTTTACCGTTATAATCGCCGGCCATAGCCTCTAAGTGAGGCAGCAAAGCTTTGCATGGCTCGCAGGCATCGCCAAAATAATCTACCAAAGTTAAAGCGCCGCTGTTAATTACCAGCTCATCAAAGTTATCTTTATCAATTTCGGTCATTTAAATTTCTCCTTTATAATTAGTGGCAACTTGCCTCTATTATAAGGCAAATTTCTTAAAAGGTCAACCAATATTTTGCCGGGGAGCGCCGCAGCAGTAACAAAGGCATATTAATATGGCGCTCTTCATAGCGGGCGCTAACTTGTAATTATTTTACTTTTAGTGTATCATCTAAAAAATGTTAGAGTTATATTATCAAGATATTGCCCAGCCGGCAAACCATAATAAACTGCTGCAATTTTGTACCCAGCTGTTAAAGTTGTGCGGCGTAGGTGATGATAGCGAGCTAACGTTGCTGCTTACTAATAACGATATTATTGCTAAGCTTAATTTGACTTATCGTAATAAAAATGAAGCTACCGATGTATTAAGTTTTGGTAACGAAAAAAACGAAGGGCTTTTGGCAGATTGGCCGCTTAATAGCGGTTATTTGGGTGATATTGCCATAAGCGTTGAAAAAGTAGCCGAAAATGCCGAATATTTTAAGGTTAGTTATGATGAAGAGTTAAAAAGATTAATTATACACGGCCTTTTGCATTTGCAAGGCTATAACCATCAAACTAATAATTTTAACGAGCCAATGTTATTAAAGCAAGAAGATTTACTTAGGCAGTTAAAAGTTATTGGTTAAGGAGAAAAAAGCAATCGGCTTTAGCCGAGTAATTATGGGTTTTTTTAAAAAAGAAAAAAAAGAAGACTTAATGGAAGAGCAGCTTGATGAAGAAGAGCTGGCCATGCTGGAAGGTATTATTACCTTAGACGAAACTACCGCTAAAGAGGTAATGGTGCCGCGTGTAGATACCATTTTTGTAAGCGAAAGCGATAACTTTGAGCAAGTATTAGCTAAAGCGCAAATGAGCGGCCACTCGCGTTACCCGGTGTATAAAGAAACTATCGATAATGTTACAGGTATTTTATACATTAAAGAGCTGTTAGGTTACCTCAAAAATGCCGAAAATTTTAATGTACCTGCCGTAATGCGCAAACCTTTTTTTGTGCCCGAGAGTAAAAAGCTGGATAGCCTGCTAAGCGATTTTAAAAAAAAGCACGTACATATTGCGGTGGTGATAGATGAATACGGCGGGGTTTCGGGTATTTTATGCATGGAAGATATTATAGAGCGTATTATTGGCGATATTCAAGATGAATTTGATGACGAAGAAGAGGCTATTATTAAACTGGGCGATAACGAATATTTATGTGATGGCCGCTTAAATGTGGACGAAGTAAACGAAGAGCTGGCTTTAAATTTGCCTAACGAAGATATAGATACCTTAGGTGGTTTTGTCTTTAATTTATTGGGTACGGTGCCCAATTTGTATCAAAAAGTGAGCTACAATAATAGCGATTTTATTGTAGAACGGCTAGACGGCCATATTATTCGTAGTATTAAAGTGGTTATGCATGAGGATAAAGTTGAAAATTAAACTTTCTTTATTATTAGCGTTAATATTTTTGCTGCCCAATTTAGCGGTAGCCCAAAGTGCTATTATTTATTATGAGCAAGGGCAGAATGCCTTTAGTGCGCAAAATTACTTTGAGGCCGCCGAAAATTTTAGAAGCGCTTTAGCTATTAACCCCAGCTATGCTTCGGCTTTATTGGCTTTAGCGGCGGCTAATTTTTATTTAGGCGAGTATCACGAAGCTATCAGCCAGCTTAATGCCCACGATAGGTTAAGCCGTTCGGTACAGGCTCAAACTTTGCGTGGCCGCAGTTATGTGGCTTTGGGGCGCGGCGATGAAGCGCGGGCTATCTTTGAGCAAGTTTTAGCGCAGCAGCCCAATAATTTAGATGCCCTTTTTGGTATGACGGAGGTGCAGCTGCTGGCCGGCCGCATCGATATTGCTATCAACGATATTACCAATTTACTGCGGATAGTCCCAGATAACAGACGGGCTTTATTAAGCCTAACTTTATTGTATAGCCAGCAGGGTGATGCCCGGCAGGCCGAATTATTTTTAAACCAAGCTTTATTTTATTATCCACAAGATGTGGTGGTGCTTTATGTGGCCGGTAATCATTTTAGGCAAAATGGTAATTGGCAGCAAGCTTTACATCATTTTAGTGCTGTAGCCAAGATTAATCCTAACTATGCCGATGTGCGCGAAAGGCAGGCCGAGGCTTTAATTGGTCTTAATCGGCTTGATGAAGCCGCTTTAGTGCTGGAAGATTTAATACGCGGTCGCGGGCGCAGTAATGCCAACGTTTGGGCTACTTTAGCCGAAGTTTTTACAAGGCAAAGAGATTTTGCGATGGCTTTACGGGCTTACAGCGAAGCCGTTAGGTTAGCGCCTAACGATGAGCTTATCCGTTTTGCCACCGAAGAGCTTTTGCGGGCTTTACCTTTTGATGTGCCCGAACGTAATATTTTTGCCGACGAAAGATTGGCACGAGGTAACCGTTTGGCGGCTAATTTTGATTATCAGCAGGCTTTACGCGAGTTTAGATGGGCCCTTTTATTAGCGCCCGATAGCGCCGTTATCAGGCAAGCTTTTGGCCGGCAGCTGGGACTGCTCGGGGCGCATTTTTCACATATCGATCAGCTTAGGTTAATTCGTGATGAAGGGCAGGCTACGCAACTCCTTTTGGATACTTTAGCCACCCTCGAGCGTCGTAATATTCGTAGTGTGGCCAGCGATTGGGGCTTTAGAAGCGGCCCGCATAACAACGATACCCGGCTTTATATAGCCAGTTTAAATGGCGGTACCGCTATGCACCGGCAAGGTGATAATGCATTGGTTAGTCGGGTTTTTATCCGTTACCTCGAGCGGCATACCCGTTTTACGTTAATCGCCGGCGGTGAGCAGGCCAATTTTACAGAGGCTTGGCGCAACGCTCGGGCCGTAAACAGTGATTTTTTTATCATAACTAGCTTTAAAGAACTTGACCGTAGTTTTTACGGTAGTTATACTTTATATTTAACGGCTACCGGCAGCCAGTTGGCTAGTTTTAGCCACATCCGCAGTACCGCCAGCAAAGTTGATGAAACTTTAACTTTACTCAGCGATAGCTTAAACGAGGTGGTGCCGGTAAGCGGGCGTATATTACGTCGCAATGGGCAGTTGGCTTTAATTAATTTAGGCCGTTTAAATGGCTTAAATGTAGGTGATGAGCTGCTGGTCGTAAGGGCAGGGCAGGGGCGTTTTATTAGCAGCGAACCTTTTTTTGAATATTTAGCCCAAGATTTGTTAGGTACTTTAACGGTTACGGCTTTAGATGAATTTGTGGCCGAAGCCGGCGTACAAAGCGCTACCCGTAACGATATTATTGCCCAAGAAGATGTGCTGTTTTTGATAAGGGCAAATACTATCAGGCCGCAGGCCGCTGTGCAGCTAACTGGGATACCGCAAGGTTTCTTGTTAATACATTAAAATTAAAAAAAATAATTTGGAGGGATAAAAATGAAAGTTGCCATAAACGGCTTTGGCCGAATTGGACGTTTAGTTTTTCAATCGTTGGTTCATCAAAAAATGCTAGGCAAAGGGCC is a genomic window containing:
- a CDS encoding penicillin-binding protein 2; protein product: MFRFVKLSFVKNRRKLIVVGGFVLAFLILFFRFSYLALGNNVNRQTVNIPVVQRGAILDRHGRLLAEQLPSFTISLWLPELRSAIRGESSEELELRLRQTATAFSLLTLIPADELYNRINSNGNNLILARRVDVNLRNQFIEVAHRFNISGLRIESEFIRFYPAGSLAANLLGYVNYDNHGGAGIEFSFESLLSPAVIGGSRPMVSGSSIELTIDAGLQGIVENRVKQSFMTHNARSAVAVIADANTGAILSFVSLPTFDSNLFHLATNDERFNRVSGEAFEPGSTFKVFSLAAIMDAGLVNPTELFFCGGVYEHTLPNGERITIRCANNQGHGWQNIEQILSNSCNVGTAQISEKIGSIALHRYLTDFGFGRPTGLPLAGETAGLLANPRNWSVRSKPTIAIGQEVAASAIQIIQAATVFSNNGEMLRPQIINRIIDGEGVVTRNFEREVIRRVVEPQTAASMLTMLRHGVTDGIARRTLVEGLEVGAKTGTSQIFDFDLGTYSRHEHIASALAFVPAINPEFIIYIAIDRPTATTFWGATVVAPLVREVILDLIPFAGLNANGVAHHILPREITINRPVLAARRSYLPDFTSFNSVNNILAFGQHHNINIVLHNHNLGGQIVGQFPPAGTILAPNTSVAIYFSEDSLPLS
- the lepB gene encoding signal peptidase I is translated as MKQKLLLFYEKNFKGTIWPLILVVVFAVFIFLNLLSITSYRVVDQSMEPTLRAGQIILVKRNFFRPLPLNEGDLIVYRNSNSYVIKRLFLNENSPIVMDNGFLFNHSGEAILLTPFTYQLLSNLTVMPHNQFFFVGDNRALSRDSRYYGFVSRQQIVGRVFFIFSPR
- a CDS encoding PTS sugar transporter subunit IIA produces the protein MLSNLLNERQVTFINASNKAAVLKQLVSYSCHTIPYMKNFEDEFTAAIFKREEVVSTALGLGVAIPHAKLNFMTQPFITIGHLRPAVDWDSLDEIAVFLVFMIGCHPDKQSEYLYIIRDLVKIIRQRATLKELERAKDEAEIITILRKKL
- a CDS encoding thioredoxin family protein — translated: MTEIDKDNFDELVINSGALTLVDYFGDACEPCKALLPHLEAMAGDYNGKVNFYKFNTSKARRLAIREKILGLPTISIYHNGTKVKELTKEEATPDAIKAMVDSML
- the ybeY gene encoding rRNA maturation RNase YbeY, whose amino-acid sequence is MLELYYQDIAQPANHNKLLQFCTQLLKLCGVGDDSELTLLLTNNDIIAKLNLTYRNKNEATDVLSFGNEKNEGLLADWPLNSGYLGDIAISVEKVAENAEYFKVSYDEELKRLIIHGLLHLQGYNHQTNNFNEPMLLKQEDLLRQLKVIG
- a CDS encoding hemolysin family protein; its protein translation is MGFFKKEKKEDLMEEQLDEEELAMLEGIITLDETTAKEVMVPRVDTIFVSESDNFEQVLAKAQMSGHSRYPVYKETIDNVTGILYIKELLGYLKNAENFNVPAVMRKPFFVPESKKLDSLLSDFKKKHVHIAVVIDEYGGVSGILCMEDIIERIIGDIQDEFDDEEEAIIKLGDNEYLCDGRLNVDEVNEELALNLPNEDIDTLGGFVFNLLGTVPNLYQKVSYNNSDFIVERLDGHIIRSIKVVMHEDKVEN
- a CDS encoding tetratricopeptide repeat protein, translating into MKIKLSLLLALIFLLPNLAVAQSAIIYYEQGQNAFSAQNYFEAAENFRSALAINPSYASALLALAAANFYLGEYHEAISQLNAHDRLSRSVQAQTLRGRSYVALGRGDEARAIFEQVLAQQPNNLDALFGMTEVQLLAGRIDIAINDITNLLRIVPDNRRALLSLTLLYSQQGDARQAELFLNQALFYYPQDVVVLYVAGNHFRQNGNWQQALHHFSAVAKINPNYADVRERQAEALIGLNRLDEAALVLEDLIRGRGRSNANVWATLAEVFTRQRDFAMALRAYSEAVRLAPNDELIRFATEELLRALPFDVPERNIFADERLARGNRLAANFDYQQALREFRWALLLAPDSAVIRQAFGRQLGLLGAHFSHIDQLRLIRDEGQATQLLLDTLATLERRNIRSVASDWGFRSGPHNNDTRLYIASLNGGTAMHRQGDNALVSRVFIRYLERHTRFTLIAGGEQANFTEAWRNARAVNSDFFIITSFKELDRSFYGSYTLYLTATGSQLASFSHIRSTASKVDETLTLLSDSLNEVVPVSGRILRRNGQLALINLGRLNGLNVGDELLVVRAGQGRFISSEPFFEYLAQDLLGTLTVTALDEFVAEAGVQSATRNDIIAQEDVLFLIRANTIRPQAAVQLTGIPQGFLLIH